A window from Corynebacterium accolens encodes these proteins:
- the betA gene encoding choline dehydrogenase, with the protein MGIVDKLTKKRSTKRATDEVSDVVVVGGGSAGSVIAARLTEDKDTRVLVLEAGRPDSLWDLFIHMPSGFSFPIGAKNYDWMYESDPEPEMNGRRIYHARGKVLGGSSSINGMIYQRGNPMDYEKWGQNPGMDNWDFAHCLPYFNRMETTAAAEDDDPRRGHDGPLYLSRGPATSPLFQALFKSVQEAGYNLTNDVNGYRQEGFAPFDRNIKHGKRWSAARAYLYPNQDRDNLEVRTRAFTTKILFEGPKAVGVEYEWQGGTHRVFAEKIVLSAGAINTPQLLEVSGVGDREILEKHGIDVVKHLPGVGENLQDHLEVYIQYETTKSTASSQPYLDKWRWPFMGLQWLLTKKGPVATSHFEGGGFVRSNEDEAYPNLMFHFLPMAVRYDGQKADVKHGFQWHVGPMFSDTKGHVHIKSSDIRQKPSILFNYLRTEQDRREWVEAVRVARSLLDTKAMEEVGAREFSPGPEVQSDEEILEWVRNDGETALHPSCTAKMGDESDPMAVVNPETMGVWGIDGLYIADASVFPSVPNGNIYSPTMMVGEKAADLIAGRTPLEPNYTPWYKAHEDMPLYAEGEAIRDHKEAPKGAY; encoded by the coding sequence ATGGGTATTGTGGACAAGTTGACTAAGAAGCGCTCGACAAAGAGGGCGACGGATGAGGTCAGCGATGTGGTCGTCGTCGGCGGTGGCTCTGCCGGCTCCGTCATCGCCGCTCGCCTGACCGAGGATAAAGACACCCGCGTGCTCGTTCTTGAGGCCGGCCGCCCGGATTCCCTGTGGGACCTATTCATCCACATGCCTTCCGGTTTCTCTTTCCCCATCGGGGCAAAGAACTATGACTGGATGTATGAATCCGATCCGGAACCGGAGATGAATGGTCGCCGCATCTACCATGCGCGCGGCAAGGTGCTTGGCGGTTCCTCTTCCATCAACGGCATGATCTACCAGCGCGGCAACCCCATGGACTACGAAAAGTGGGGCCAGAACCCGGGCATGGATAACTGGGATTTTGCCCACTGCTTGCCGTATTTCAACCGCATGGAAACCACCGCTGCCGCAGAAGACGATGATCCGCGCCGCGGCCACGATGGCCCGCTCTACCTGTCCCGCGGTCCTGCTACCTCGCCGCTGTTCCAGGCGCTATTTAAGTCGGTACAAGAGGCTGGCTATAACCTGACCAATGACGTCAACGGTTACCGCCAAGAAGGTTTTGCCCCCTTCGATCGCAATATCAAGCACGGCAAGCGCTGGTCCGCTGCCCGCGCCTACCTGTACCCTAACCAGGACCGCGACAACCTCGAGGTGCGGACCCGCGCATTTACCACCAAGATCCTCTTTGAAGGCCCCAAGGCAGTGGGCGTGGAATACGAGTGGCAGGGTGGCACCCACCGCGTCTTCGCAGAAAAGATCGTCTTGTCTGCCGGTGCCATCAATACCCCGCAGCTGCTTGAGGTCTCTGGCGTGGGTGACCGCGAGATCTTGGAAAAGCACGGCATCGACGTCGTCAAGCACCTGCCCGGCGTGGGTGAGAACCTGCAGGACCACCTCGAGGTCTACATCCAGTACGAGACCACCAAGTCCACCGCTTCCTCCCAGCCCTACCTGGATAAGTGGCGCTGGCCGTTCATGGGCCTGCAGTGGCTGCTGACGAAGAAGGGTCCAGTGGCCACCTCGCACTTTGAGGGCGGCGGTTTCGTGCGCTCCAACGAGGATGAGGCCTACCCGAACTTGATGTTCCACTTCCTGCCCATGGCGGTGCGCTATGACGGCCAAAAGGCCGACGTTAAGCACGGCTTCCAGTGGCACGTCGGCCCGATGTTCTCCGATACCAAGGGCCACGTGCACATCAAGAGCTCCGATATCCGGCAAAAGCCCTCCATCCTCTTTAACTACCTGCGCACTGAGCAGGACCGCCGCGAATGGGTAGAAGCCGTCCGCGTCGCCCGCTCCTTGCTGGATACCAAGGCAATGGAGGAAGTTGGCGCCCGCGAGTTCAGCCCGGGCCCAGAGGTCCAGAGCGATGAGGAAATCTTGGAGTGGGTCCGCAATGACGGCGAAACCGCACTGCACCCATCCTGCACCGCCAAGATGGGCGATGAGTCCGATCCCATGGCCGTGGTGAACCCAGAAACCATGGGAGTATGGGGCATCGATGGCCTGTATATTGCCGATGCTTCCGTATTCCCCTCGGTTCCCAACGGCAATATCTACTCCCCGACTATGATGGTGGGCGAGAAGGCTGCTGACCTCATTGCCGGCCGCACGCCGCTCGAGCCCAACTACACTCCGTGGTACAAGGCACACGAGGATATGCCGCTCTACGCCGAAGGCGAGGCAATCCGTGACCACAAAGAGGCACCGAAGGGTGCTTACTAA
- the betT gene encoding choline BCCT transporter BetT, which yields MANRGPHDHEESHTGDSDTSLAHSTGETHPTGDKGHKPRNQVRAIVGSYKAETGDDVGADEVAAPKPNWPVFIISGVLIIAMALYAGFGKESAANTLASVTGWIGTNLGWFYVLTATIAVVFVLYIAFSNTGSXRMGPDHSRPKFNXFSWVSMLXAAGXGXXLXFXAXAXPVTMYXXPPVGDGETMEAAKEAVVYAMFHYGLTGWALYALMGMAFGYFAYRLNMPLAIRSALYPLIGKRVHGPIGSAVDIAAMLGTVFGVTASLGIGVVQLSYGFHLIFGIEQGLGLQSGLIIIAVAIATLSAVSGVDKGIRFLSELNVYLAIALMIYVVVFGKTAYLFDAIVTNIGDYVSKFPSWTLETFAFAEDQASVDTWMQSWTLFFWAWWIAWATFVGLFLARISRGRTLRQFILGTLTFPFLFILMWMSFFGNTALDMVRSGDYPEFAENAINVPEQGFYDMLQEFPGSAIVIFLTTFIGLLLYITSADSGALVMSNFTSRITDNRQDGARWLRIFWSITVGALTLALLQLDGIATVQSATVVMGLPFAFVVYLIMFSLWKSLRLEILQREARKTALHGAISSRTEREPSDSNLWKNRLDRANSFPTKQDMDDYLRGTATYALEQVATQMRTRGYDAILLTSELPDAELPQLDLEVRLHNERQFRYQLFPVSAERPDFCEGDGEYYRLEVYDMTGSLGYDVYGYSENQIINNVLDLYERHLAFLYMQQSQPGDSDVSDGAEPERTWREDS from the coding sequence ATGGCAAACCGTGGTCCGCACGACCATGAAGAGTCCCACACAGGGGATTCCGACACCTCTCTCGCTCACTCCACTGGGGAAACTCACCCAACTGGGGACAAGGGCCATAAACCGCGCAACCAAGTCCGCGCCATCGTCGGCAGCTACAAGGCCGAAACCGGCGACGATGTCGGCGCAGACGAGGTGGCCGCGCCCAAGCCCAATTGGCCGGTCTTTATCATTTCCGGTGTCCTGATTATCGCCATGGCCCTGTATGCGGGCTTTGGCAAAGAATCCGCGGCGAATACCCTCGCCAGCGTCACCGGATGGATCGGCACGAACCTGGGATGGTTCTACGTCCTGACCGCCACCATCGCCGTGGTCTTCGTCCTCTACATCGCCTTTTCCAATACCGGCAGCAYCCGCATGGGCCCGGACCACTCCCGGCCCAAATTCAATMCCTTCTCGTGGGTATCCATGCTCTTKGCCGCCGGCAKCGGCGKGSMCCTCWTKTTCTYCGCSGKGGCSGRGCCGGTCACGATGTACAKGGMCCCGCCGGTGGGCGATGGCGAAACCATGGAGGCCGCAAAAGAAGCCGTGGTCTATGCCATGTTCCACTACGGCCTTACCGGCTGGGCGCTCTATGCGCTAATGGGCATGGCCTTTGGTTACTTCGCCTACCGCCTGAATATGCCGTTGGCTATCCGCTCGGCGCTGTACCCGCTCATCGGCAAGCGCGTGCATGGGCCCATTGGTTCGGCGGTGGACATTGCCGCCATGCTGGGCACCGTCTTTGGCGTTACCGCATCCCTGGGCATCGGCGTGGTGCAGCTGTCCTACGGGTTCCACCTCATCTTCGGCATCGAGCAAGGACTGGGGCTGCAATCAGGGCTCATCATTATCGCGGTCGCCATTGCGACGTTGTCTGCCGTATCCGGTGTGGATAAAGGCATTCGCTTCCTCTCCGAGCTCAATGTCTACCTGGCCATCGCGCTGATGATCTACGTCGTGGTCTTTGGCAAGACCGCCTACCTTTTCGACGCCATCGTCACCAATATCGGTGACTACGTCTCCAAGTTCCCCTCCTGGACGCTGGAGACCTTCGCCTTTGCTGAGGACCAAGCCAGCGTGGATACCTGGATGCAGTCCTGGACCCTCTTCTTCTGGGCCTGGTGGATTGCCTGGGCAACCTTCGTCGGCCTATTCCTGGCCCGCATTTCCCGCGGCCGCACGCTGCGCCAGTTCATCCTGGGCACGCTGACCTTCCCCTTCCTGTTCATCTTGATGTGGATGTCCTTCTTTGGCAATACCGCCCTGGACATGGTGCGCTCCGGTGACTATCCGGAATTTGCAGAAAACGCCATCAACGTTCCGGAGCAGGGTTTCTACGACATGCTCCAGGAATTCCCTGGCTCCGCCATCGTCATCTTCCTGACCACCTTCATCGGCCTGCTGCTGTATATCACCTCGGCCGACTCCGGTGCGCTGGTCATGTCGAACTTCACTTCCCGCATCACGGATAACCGGCAAGATGGCGCCCGGTGGCTGCGCATTTTCTGGTCCATCACCGTCGGCGCGCTCACCTTGGCGTTGCTACAGCTCGATGGCATTGCCACCGTGCAGTCTGCAACCGTGGTCATGGGCCTACCCTTCGCGTTCGTGGTCTACCTCATCATGTTCTCGCTCTGGAAGTCGCTGCGCCTGGAAATCCTCCAGCGTGAGGCCCGGAAAACCGCGTTGCACGGCGCCATCAGCAGCCGCACCGAGCGCGAGCCGAGCGATTCCAACCTGTGGAAGAACCGCCTGGACCGCGCCAATTCCTTCCCCACCAAACAGGACATGGATGACTACCTGCGGGGAACCGCCACCTACGCCCTCGAGCAGGTGGCCACGCAAATGCGCACCCGCGGCTATGACGCCATCTTGCTCACCAGTGAGCTTCCCGATGCCGAATTGCCCCAGCTCGATCTCGAAGTCCGGCTGCACAACGAGCGCCAATTCCGCTACCAGCTCTTCCCTGTTTCCGCGGAGCGCCCGGACTTCTGCGAGGGCGACGGCGAGTACTACCGCCTTGAGGTCTACGACATGACCGGTTCGCTGGGCTATGACGTCTACGGCTACTCCGAAAACCAGATCATCAATAACGTGCTGGACCTGTACGAGCGCCACCTGGCATTCCTCTACATGCAGCAAAGCCAGCCGGGCGATTCCGATGTCTCCGATGGCGCCGAGCCGGAACGCACCTGGCGCGAAGATAGTTAA
- a CDS encoding aldehyde dehydrogenase family protein, whose product MSTQNTLFDPTTTELLQGVHSGDAPKSLFINGQWEAAQDGETRTIVCPADGSTVGVVSEASEADTLRAIQVARETFDKGEWAATPSAERGKIVIRLADFIREHKELFAQAESADTGKRYEESLGDMDDIANAFEYFGTLAQHQAGRVVDPQDPNLRSRIDAEPVGVCGLITPWNYPLLQVSWKVGPALAAGNTFVLKQAELTPHTAMLLMAALKECGLPDGVGNLITGAGANCGNPLSQHPDVDMVSFTGGLITGKLIAKNAAETVKRTALELGGKNPNVIFADANFDVAVDNALNGAFFHSGQVCSAGSRIVVEESLHDKFVAALVERAEKIKIGGPTDEKAETGPLISADHREKVAAYVDKAREQGAKILTGGRAATSEDTNGQHGTGTTDLGQGVYYLPTIIDGATREMDCVHDEAFGPTVTIETFTTEEEAIEIANDTEYGLAGAVYTSDAGRAERVARALRHGTIWINDFHPYLPQAEWGGYKQSGNGRELGPTGLAEYQEHKHVYQNLAPAAWDQFGLQ is encoded by the coding sequence TTGAGCACCCAGAACACCTTGTTCGATCCCACGACCACCGAATTGCTCCAGGGCGTGCACTCCGGTGATGCCCCGAAGTCGCTCTTCATCAACGGCCAGTGGGAGGCCGCCCAGGATGGCGAGACCCGCACCATTGTCTGCCCTGCCGATGGCTCTACCGTCGGCGTCGTCTCCGAGGCATCCGAGGCAGATACCCTGCGTGCCATCCAGGTTGCACGTGAAACATTCGATAAGGGCGAGTGGGCCGCAACGCCGTCCGCCGAGCGCGGCAAGATTGTCATCCGCCTGGCGGATTTCATCCGGGAACACAAGGAACTTTTTGCCCAAGCCGAATCCGCGGATACCGGCAAGCGCTACGAGGAATCCCTGGGCGATATGGACGATATTGCCAATGCTTTCGAGTACTTCGGCACCTTGGCCCAGCACCAAGCCGGCCGCGTGGTCGACCCGCAAGATCCCAACCTGCGCTCGCGCATCGACGCCGAGCCGGTGGGCGTCTGCGGCCTGATTACCCCGTGGAACTACCCGCTGCTGCAGGTGTCCTGGAAGGTGGGCCCAGCCCTTGCTGCCGGCAATACCTTCGTGCTCAAGCAGGCGGAGCTGACTCCGCACACCGCCATGCTGCTCATGGCGGCGCTGAAGGAATGCGGCCTGCCGGATGGCGTGGGCAACCTCATCACCGGCGCCGGCGCCAACTGCGGCAATCCGCTCTCCCAGCACCCCGACGTGGACATGGTCTCCTTCACCGGCGGCCTTATCACCGGCAAGCTGATTGCAAAGAACGCGGCAGAGACCGTCAAGCGCACCGCGCTGGAGCTCGGCGGCAAGAACCCGAACGTCATCTTCGCCGATGCCAACTTCGACGTCGCCGTGGATAACGCGCTCAACGGCGCCTTCTTCCACTCCGGCCAGGTCTGCTCCGCTGGCTCGCGCATCGTAGTGGAAGAGTCCCTGCACGATAAATTCGTTGCCGCACTGGTCGAGCGCGCCGAGAAGATCAAGATCGGTGGCCCCACCGATGAGAAGGCCGAGACCGGCCCGCTCATTTCGGCCGATCACCGCGAGAAGGTAGCAGCCTACGTGGACAAGGCCCGCGAACAAGGCGCCAAGATCCTCACCGGCGGCCGCGCCGCCACCAGCGAGGACACCAACGGCCAGCACGGCACCGGCACCACGGATCTAGGCCAGGGCGTGTACTACCTGCCCACGATTATCGATGGCGCTACCCGCGAGATGGACTGCGTCCACGACGAGGCCTTCGGTCCGACCGTGACCATCGAGACCTTCACCACTGAGGAGGAGGCCATCGAGATCGCAAACGATACCGAGTATGGCCTGGCCGGCGCGGTGTACACCTCCGATGCCGGCCGCGCCGAGCGCGTTGCCCGCGCCCTGCGCCACGGCACCATTTGGATCAATGATTTCCACCCGTACCTGCCGCAGGCGGAATGGGGCGGCTACAAGCAGTCCGGTAATGGCCGCGAGCTGGGCCCCACCGGCCTTGCCGAATACCAAGAGCACAAGCACGTGTACCAGAACCTGGCCCCTGCCGCATGGGATCAGTTCGGTCTGCAATAA